The genomic window CATTGCGACGCATCTGGATTCTAAAGGGCTGTTTGCCGGTATATTTATTGCTATTATTTGTGTGAAAATTTATCAGTTCTTTACGAAGCATAAGCTTGTGATCAAAATGCCGGAAGGAGTGCCGGACTTCGTTTCCAGTTCCTTCGAGCTGATTACGCCTACTGCAGCCATTGGTGTTTTGTTTATCACGATTCGAGCAATTACGGATGGAATGACAGGCGGTACCCTACTGCCTCAAGTGATTATGGAGATGTTAGCGCCAGCTATTGGCGGCTTGGATTCTATGTGGGTCATTTATCTGGTCTTGGTTTTGCGTCTGGTCTTCTGGTTTTTCGGGATTCATTCAGCAGTTTTATCCCCAATTTTATCCCCGATTGCCGTACAGTATCTATCTGAAAACATTGCGGCTCATGAAGCAGGCGAACCGTTGACACACGTGATCACGGGCGGAACCTTGTCTGCTTTTGCGAACTTTACAGGGTCAGGTGTAACGATTGGTTTAGTTATTGCTATGTTGGTTAGTAAGTCTTTGCGTTATAAAAAGGTGGGAGCGGTAGCCTTATTGCCATCCTTGTTTGGAATTAATGAGCCTGTTTTGTTTGGTGTACCGATCATTTTAAATCCGGTATTGATGATCCCGTTCATTTTTGGCGGTGCTTTCGTCGGAATGATCCCGATGATTTGCATGAAATTAGGTTTGTTGAATTACCCAATCTTTGATCCACCGTATGTTCCGGTATTTATGGAAGGCTTTTTGACAGGCTTCGATTGGCGAGCAATCATCATTCAGGTGGTTCAAGTTGGTTTATCCTTTGCCCTGTATCTACCTTTCTTCAAAGTGTTAGAGCGTCAAGAATTGGAACAAGAGAAAACAGCGAAAGAAGCAAGCACTGTTATTAGTGAAGAAGATGAAGCTTTGATAGCAGATCTGGATTTTTAAAAGTAGTAACGGTTACACAATGGATTTAGCATCTATTTACTAAAAGCATGGTTGGGAAGAAGCGGTGTCAACAAACCATTTTCTCAGCCATGTTTCATTTAGGAGGCAGAACGATGAAAGCACGTATGAAGCGTCTTAGAGAGCGAATGGCTGAGCAGTCGATCGATTATTTGCTTGTAACAGACAAGGCCAATCGTCGCTACTTATCAGGCTTTACTGGTTCGAATGGTTTCTTGCTTGTTGGGCAAAGTAAAAACTATCTGATTATTGATGGACGCTATACAGAGCAAGCACAACAGCAAGTAAAAGAAAGTGAAATTCTGACTATTTCAGCTTCAAAGAATCAATGGGATTATCTCTCTGAGATTACCTCACATAAAAAAATAGGCTTTGAAGTGGAGACGATTTCTTATACGACCTTTAAAGCATTAGAAGCCAAAGCAAAGGAATCAGGGAGTCAACTCATTGAAACAAAGCGTTGGATAGACGAATTGCGCATGGTTAAGTCCGAGCAAGAGCTTAGTTACCTGAGACAAGCTGCCAAGCTTGCGGATCAAACCTTTGCCTATATCACGACGATCATCAAGCCGGGCATGTCAGAGATTGATGTTGCAAACGAAATCGATTATTACAGTAAACGAATTGGCAGTGAAGGTCCGGCATTTGAAACAATTGTTGCTTCTGGCACTCGTACAGCACTGCCTCATGCACATGCTTCAAAAAAAATCATTCAGGAAAATGAATTGATCATGATCGACTTCGGATGTATTGTCAACGGCTATTATTCAGATATGACTCGGACATTTGCCTTGGGCTTGGTAGACGATACAATAAAAAATACCTATGAAAAGGTACTTGCTGCACAGAAGAAGGCAATTCAAGCTGTTCGTGTTGGAAAGGCTGTGAAGGAGCTTGATAAAATTGCTCGTGATTGTCTTACAAAAGAACAGTTGGGACGGTATTTTTCACATGGGTTAGGCCACGGAATTGGACTGACCTGCCATGAGTATCCAGCTGTTACTAGTGAGGCTGAAGAAGAAATCATTTCGGGCATGGTGTTTACAATAGAACCTGGTGTCTATCTTCCCGAAACGTTTGGTATTCGAATCGAGGATGATGTCTATATCAATTCAGAAGGTGTAGCAGAATGTCTGACACAAACAAAAAAAGAGTGGTTGGTGATTGAATGAAGCTAAAGAAACGATTGATCGAGTTGTCGAACATAGATGGAATTGCCGGGAGAGAAGACGCGGTCGGAAAATATCTTGCCACATCGATTTCACAAAACAGCGAGCAAGATGCATTCAAAAATTATTATTTTGGAGACCTAACTACAGAAAAAAAGAAGATTGCCGTGTATGCTCATTTGGATGAGGTTGGTTTTTTTGTACGAGACATCAATCCGGAGGGCTTCATCTATTTTCAGCCTCTCGGAGGTTGGTGGGGACATGTGATGTTGGGGCAATCCGTTCGTATTACTGCGCGGAAAAACAAGCGTGTCGTTCAAGGAATCATAGGAACGTTACCGGAAGGGTCGGTAATGGGAGAAGCGGTTGTTTCCATTGATAAGATGTATATCGATTTAGGTGTAGAGAGTAGAGAGGAGGTTGCGGAGCTAGGCATTCAGATTGGCGATATGATCACACCGAATACACTTGCCAGTGAAAGTGTTAACGGAAAATATATTATCGGTAAAGCGCTGGATAATCGAGTTGGTTGTAGTGTAATGGCAGAGGTGTTGGATTACTTTTACGAGCACCCATTGTCGCAACTAGAGGTGATCGGTGTAGCCACCGCTCAAGAAGAGGTTGGTACTCGAGGCTCTAAGGTGGCCGCACCGAGAGTTCGAGGCGATATCAATATTATTATTGATGTAGCTAATGGGAAGGATACGCCTAAAGCAGCGGCCAGAAAAACAAGGATATTAGGGAAAGGGCCAGGTATCTGTCTTTATGACAAAACAGCTCTCGCCAATATGGAGCTGGCAGATGCCTTACAAGAGACCGCTGAAGAGGAGCAGGTACCTTGGCAATTTGATCAGCTTACTGGTGGCGGAACCGACGCCGGAGCTATTCAACTCTATGAAGGCCAGCCGACAATCGTTTTAAGTATTCCCGTTCGTTACTGTCATTCGTGGCATTCATTGGTTAGTATAGACGATTGTAAGAACACGATAGCGCTGATTTGTCGTTACATTGAAAAGGTAGAGAGAAAGCTGAGGGATTCAGATGACACACTTTGATCGCATCGTATCAAGGTACGGAACTTATTCAACGCAATGGGACTATGTACAGGACCGTTTCGGAGAGAAAGAGCTGTTACCATTTTCAATTTCCGACATGGATTTTGAAATCCCTAGCGGCACAAAAGAAGTACTCGCCCATGCAGTAGAAAGAGGGCTGTTTGGCTATACGCGTTGGAATCACCATGCCTTCAAAGGCGCTATCCGTAGTTGGTTTCAGCGACGTTTCCAAACAGAACTGGAGGAAGAATGGATCAGCTACAGTCCAAGTGTCATCTATAGCCTCTCGGTATTTATTCAACTGCTGTCAAGAAAAGGCGGGAAGGTTGTCACACTGACCCCTTGTTACGATGCTTTTTTCAATGTACTGAAAGAAAATCATCAAGAGCTACTTGCTGTCAGTTTACAAAGAGAAGCAAAGTTCAGTATTGATTTCAATGAGTTAGAGGAATGCTTTAAAAGAGAAAACCCCGAAATATTTCTGCTGTGTAATCCTCATAATCCGACAGGTAGAGCCTTTACGGAAGAAGAGCTAGGTTGTATGGTCGACCTATGCAATCAGTATCAAGTGGCAATTATCAGTGATGAGATCCATATGGATATTTTGCGAAAAGGAATTTCCCATATCCCGATTCTCGCCCTTAAGGATAAAATCAAGGTTCCTGTTGTTCTGCTATCTTCTGCATCGAAAACCTTCAATAGCCCTGGGTTGGGTTGTTCATATACGATTGTTCCAGATGACCAATTGAGAGAGCAGTTTTTGAAGGTGCTCAAAGGTCGAGATGGTTTGTCCTCTGTTCCTTATTTAGGCATGTTGGCATTACAAGATTGCTATAACAATCAGGAAGGATGGTTGAATGAACTGAATCAATACCTTGATGGAAACTTTCAAGTAATGACTGATTTATTAAAATCAACGGATTCCATCATTTCTTATATACCAGAAGCAACCTATCTTGCCTGGTTAGATCTTACCAATGTTCCCTTTTCGATGGACAAGTTGCAGCAGATTCTTGTTCATCAGGAAAAAGTAGCGATCATGAGGGGCGATACCTATGGAGAAGAAGGCAAAAAGTATCTCCGATTAAATTTGGGCGCACCAAGAGAAAAAATTATTGATGGGCTGGAGCGGTTATTAAGAGCTGTTCAATGAGAGTGGCAAAGAAGTGTGCACCACTGAGAAATACGTGTCAATTTATGGAAACTACTTGTAAAGGTTTATGAGATGCCCCCGTTTTCGCAGAAGGTACCATTATTATATGGTCGTGTTTCCTGCATAACGGGTGTTTTTCTAAGATTCTTTAAATGAATAGACTAAGCCGCGAAGTCCTCCTGTCAGATGGGCTTCGCGGCTTAGTCTATTTATTCACTTTTGTGATCGATTCTTTTTAGCATTTTTTCATAGTATTTTTTTTCAATCGCTGCTTTTATATAGCTCAGCTCATCTTCTTGAGGTAATGGTTGAGTATAAAGAGTCGGAAGATCAATTGAATAAGGAGTGTATGTATCACTAATAAGTAGATCGGCTTGTGTTTCATCTGTCACAATTGTGACTGGCACCATACTGAACTTAGTGACCTTTTCTTGCAAATAAGTCGTCGCTAGATAACCGAGTTTCGAAAAAATATGGATGCGAACGGGCTGATTAAAACTTGTAAGAAAGCTATGTATAAAAAAGGTGTATCCTAAAGAAAATGTAGCAGTAAATCCTTTGGGACTAAATGAGTGAAACAGAGGTTCCGCTGTTATCTCCTCAAAAAAAACATCGATTTTTTTATTTAACGCATCATTTTCTAAAATCACTAAATTATAGTCAGACATTCGACGAATCCAATGAACCTGCCCTTTAAAAACGAAACTTACCGCATGAGCATTGAGTATCACTTGATACATATAATTGAAACCAGAAGAGTCAATGGTCAATTGGAAAAAATCAATAAAGTGGGTAATCCACATAAATGAGATCTTCTCAATCGTAGTTTCAAATTGATCTATAGTATCGGGAATAGTAACCTTTGAAATTATCTGTTGATCGGAGAAAAGCCCCATTATTGAGTTGAAGATGACATAGAGACAGTGCTTTTCGTTGGCTAATAGTTCTTCTTCCAAAGCAAATTCATGAAACAACTGTTCAAATATGTTATTCCAAGAATAAAGAAAATCTGATTCTGCGATAGGAAAAGTTTTAATGCTATCTATTTCGTCTCGTTGAGTAATGTAATTTTTAGCATGTAGTCGAAAGTAAGTAATGGTAAGCCACAGATTAGTAAAAGTAGGATATCTTTTCTCCCCATTGACCGTTAGAAAATTGGGGATGCTTAGATAATTTTGGACATCATTTAACAAGTAATAGTAAAATGTCCGAATTTGACGTTCAGAACCACGAAATTTTTTTTCAGATTTTAAGTCTAAATCAATTTGCAGAACTTGAAGGTGTTCTTTTAGCTGAGGAAGCTTTCGATAGACAGATGGGATACTAATGAAATTCTTTTCAGCAAAATCTTCGATCGAGATAAATTGTCCCATTAGAATCTCGATCATCAATTTGAAATTGATGGATCGTTCATAATACATAGCTTTGAAAGCATTTCTGTCAAAATTAAATGGGACAATTAGTGTGATACTTCCTTGAGAGTCCACCTGTAAATCCAGTTTCACTGGTGCGTTTATCTGTCGATTATCTTCCATAATACGAAGCAGATATTTATGAATAATTCTTCTATCTGTACTCAATTTTTTTGAAAGATAAGCAATTGTCAAATCAGGATTGCTTCGCTCTTTTAGCAAAACAAGGAGTAGATCATAAGCTCGGCTGTCATCCTTCTCAAATAATTTCACCTTAAGACCCCCTTGATAGAAACAATGATAAAATGGTAGAACTTTCTTTTTTACTATATCACAATTTATTTTTGATTGTATAATCGATAAATATAATTATTATCGTTTTTTACATAAAAATATAGGAGAAGTGTTATTGTTTGGCGATTAAAAATAGTATAAATTATTTTGTGGGAGAAAAACTTTAATAGAATGTGGAATGAAACGGTGGGGGAAAGATGTTTTTTTCTTTTATGTAGCGCATTTAAGAGAAATAAAGAGGAATTTATCATGCTGTAAAAAAAATATTTTGTTTTAACTGTAAATTTAAAAATATTTCAATAAAACGATTATATTAACATGATAATGCACTTTGTTTATTTAGTCTACAAGGAAAACAATAATATTTTTTCATTATTTTGCGAATAAATAGAAAAAAATGAGAATTTATTGTAAGAAACAAGCTTTTTTTTACGCCGTCAAAAAAATAGTCAAAAATTGAATGCGAATGAGGGAGATTTTTATGCCTAGAAAAGGTGAGAATATTTACAAAAGAAAAGATGGTCGTTATGAAGGCCGATATATAAAAGCTCGATCCTTGGATGGTCAAATCAAGTATGGCTATATCTATGGGAAAAAGTATGCGGATGTAAAGCAAGAGTTGACCTTGCTCAAAGCTCAATTCACGTTTGCACAGAACAAGAGATTGAATGCTTCAGAAACAGTAAGAAGCTGGATGCTTTATTGGATAGAAACGAGTATTAAAAACCAGGTAAAGTTATCTACATATATGAACTATCGTGGTCATCTAGAGCGTTATATACTACCAAGTCTTGGAGAAAAGCAATTGATTGCTTTACAATCCCAAGATGTTGAACGGTTTATAAAATATCTCTCTTCTCTAGAATTATCGCCTTTGACTATCCGATGTATTTTCAATATTTTAAAAAGCGGGTTAAAAAAAGCACGACTTTCTTCTTATATATATGAGAATCCTTGTGACAATGTCAGTTTACCAAAATTTAATCGAAAAAAGGTGACTGCTTTAGATATCGATACACAAAAAGAGTTAGAGCATTTAGCGTTAGAAAAGGGCTGCTTCGCGATTATTCTTTCCTTATATACAGGAATGAGAATCGGTGAAATCAGCGGGCTGAAATGGTCAGATATTGATTTTAAAAATGATGTGCTTTATGTTAATCAGATTGTTGTACGTGTACCAGTACCAGATCAACACTTTAAAACCAAAGTAATGTTGGGTTCTCCTAAAACTAGAGCCTCTATTCGGGCAATTCCGATTGCACCGAATTTGAAACGCTATTTGAAAACGATCAGAACAAACAAATCTGAATTTGTTATTCCTTGTGGCGACAGTTTTTCAGAGCCGCGAATCATCAACTACCATTTCAAAAAAATCGTGGAACAGATGGGACGCAAAGAGATTCACTTTCATATGCTTCGCCATACATTTGCGACAAGGTGCGTAGAGAAAGGGGTCGATATTGCTTCGCTAAGCATGATTCTCGGGCATTCTTCAACAAAAATGACATTGGATACATATACTGATTCTATGTGGGAAACAAGGAAGCAAGCAGTATCTATTATTGATAAACAGCTTCAAGACAACGATTTCTTCAATAATTTTATGAAAAAAGTTAGCTGACTTATTAGCTGATAAAAGTTGGGCAAATGAGGAAATGACCTCTTGCCCAGCTTTTTTATTATTTAAATAACAAAAGTTCTTTATTTTTTCGCCGTCATAAGCCCCGTCAGTATGGGGCAAATAGATTGCTATTTTAATGAAAATCAGCAGTTTTCTTAAATGCGCTACATTTAAGAAAACTGCTGATAAAAAAGAACGATTAAGGTTCTTAATTGACTTTTTATTTTATATTAATATGTTTTTTTCTGCAAATATTTGACACTGAGAAAAGAAAGGAAAAAAAGCATGTTTACACTTAATTGTATTTCACTTATTGACGAGCCATTAGTAGAAACATACATGAACAAATTCACTCGTTTAGGTTACTGCGTAACAGCAAGTAATTCTTTTTCAGAAATAGAGCAAGAAAAAAATGTGGATGGATTTGTTATTTTTGAAGAGAATTTAAGCAATATCAGTGAAATTTGCAAATGTATGATTGAGTGGAAAAAACAATCAGAAGCATTGATTTGGATCATTCTTTCAGGACAAGAGCCTTTCACGAAAATGATTTACCTGCAGGTAGGTGCGGATGCTGTATTCACTTACGAGTCAGAAATTGAAGAAAATATTTTGACTATATCGAATGCGCTTAAAAGATATAAATCTGCTAAGAAGCTTCGACAAGTAAAACAGTCGGTGGAAGACAATAAGTTACTTAGACTGAATTCGATGAATCTCAGTGCCATCATTGATGGCTCAAAAGAAGTTCCTTTGACCAGAATAGAGTATAAGATCATGGAATTGCTGATGCAAAATCCTAACATCGCTATTTCTTATCAAGAGATTTGCAAGGAAATCTGGGATAGTGAATGCGATCAAAATAAGTTTCGTGTATCGAATGTCATCTTTCATTTAAGAAAAAAATTGGAAGATAATCCAATTGAGCCAAGATTCATAAAGACGATTCGCTCAAAAGGGTATCTGATAAATGTGTAACCTGCTTTGAATTTCGTCTGAGTAAAAAGGCTGCTCATGAAAATTTAAGTTTTGAGGAAGGAGCGTGTATGAAATGGGAACAATAGGGATTGTAAACATAACGGGAGAACTCGATGAAGAATACATAAAATTATTAAAACAGGAAGATTATCAGGTTATATCAATTGAACCGGAAACCAATATAAATACTGTTTCGAAGAAAATTGATGGGGTAATTATTTTTGATGAGGAGCAAAAAAATGTTGGAGAGACATGTAATTTGATTCTAAAAATCAAAAATGCTTCGATTCCGTTTGTATGGACTTTTTCAAGAGAAATTCCAGAAGTGAATCGTTTAGTTTACTTGCAACTCGGGGCTATAGGGAATTTTCATACGGAATGTGAACCAGAGGAGATGAGGCTGATTATTCGAAATACGATGATGAGTCGGAATAACACTAGCACTATAGTTGAAAAGAGTGAAATATCAGATGTAAAAAAAGCAGATTTTGAACTTTTGATCGATAACCGAAGTGTAGTGATTAATGGAGATAATGAGGTCAGTCTCACGAGACTAGAGTACCAACTGTTGGACTTGCTTTTTAGAAGAGAAAGAAAAGCGGTCACCTACGAAGAAATCCATGAGGAAATCTGGGGACAAAAGAAACCATTTTCCCGAGCGCGTATTGCCAATCTCATGTTTCATCTAAGACAAAAAATGGAAATTAATCCACTTCGTCCAAACTATATAAGAACAGTTCGCTCGAAGGGATATATGCTCGACTTAGGGAGTTCCTCAGAAAAGTAATATAGAATTTCATTTCCTGAAATGGCTGGATCAAACACACTATGAAATCTAATGATCTTGTTCCTTTGAAGGGAATTGAAATAGATGTATCTTTATCAATCGGTAAGATACACAAATATTGAGGAAAGGAGGAGAAAAATGAAGCGAATCAAAAGATATTCTGTTTTTGTTGTACTTGCTTTTTTATTGAGTGTGGTTGCTTATCTATCGTTGAACAAAGGCACAATTCATGCATCGGAAGATAAGTATTCGATAAGCGTCGGTGCTATGAAAGATGAAGTAAATCCGATAATGATAGAACTTAAAAATGTGGAAGATGAAATGTTTATTGTTGATTTCCAACATACAGACCCTGTTTCAGAGGAAGCGTTACTAGCAAGTGTCAATAAGGATTTTAGTGGAAAGGTCACCGTTACTGATTTAGACGAAGGACAGAAGCAAGTAACGGTTACTGACGGAAATGGACAAGAAAGTCTAATTTTTAGTCTGAATGTTGGTGGGTATGGTGACAGCAGGATTGTGTTGAAAGATATGAAGAATAACATTTTGTCACAGGCAGCTTATTCCTTTGATGACAAATTGGTTGCCCCTCCAACACAAACATTAACTGCTTATCGGACAAATGAGCGGATAGCATTAAGAAACTCTAAGTCTCATGATCTTCCAACTCAAGATGAAATTGATGCAGCAAATGATGCAGCAAACGCACGATTTGGTTTTGATCCTACAGTAAAAATAGCTACTGTTTCTAACTGGTTGGATTTTTACACAGCCTATAATACAGCAGATGTCACTAAAATTGTCCTATTAAATAATATTCAAAAGGATACATCTGGTTCATCAAATCTGAATGCCCGTTCCACATCAATTGAAATTGATGGACAAGGATATACCTTAAATCTTTCTAGAGGAACAACCGGAACGACAGAAACGCTAGAATTAGCTGATAACGGAACAGCGTTTTTTCATATGCATGATATAAAGATAACGCAATATATCAGTCGTGGCTCATTAGCAGCAGGTGGTGATACAGATGCGTTTATCGGTGGTACGGGAGGCTATGCTTCTCGTGAGGTTCTATCTGGTAGAGCTAATTTTGCGTTCCGTTTTGGAAATGTGACAACGATTACTGAAAGTAAGGGATCATCCGGATCTAATTGGGGAATTCATCGTTTATTAAGAGCGGGTAGAGCTGAAGTAACGATGTATGGAGATAATTCCATTGAATCTGCCTCAGAAAATTTTTATCTGGGTAGCTTAATTGTTGAAGAAAAGACACGGTATTTTGGAGAAATATATAGCAACAATTACTCCGTTGTTTGGTATAGAACAAGTGCTACCTATTCCAGTTCAAATGCAACAGATACTGGAGCGTCTGAAGAAGCAACTATGAAGAAGAATAGTTTTGTTTACTTGAAAAATACAAATGCAAGTTCTTATCGTTATCCAGGATTATATGCAAATGTGAAGGACATTGTTTTGGAAGAAGGCTCTACTTACTCGACCAATTTCCCAGGTAATGCAGTTTCACTTTATCGTGAGGGAGCATCTCTTAGGATCAAAAATGGAGCGACTGGTAACTTCTTAACTTATGAAAATTCAGCAGTTATTCAGTTTGCAAATAAAGACACAAATGTAACTGTTGAACCAGGTGGAAATATCTATGTATCTGGAAATGTGGATAATGGTACTTCAGCAACTTCCAGCAACTCTAGCTCTCGTCTAGGATTGATAGACTTTGTTGGATCAGATTATACACAAGAAGGTCAAGCTCCATATTCTAATATTGCATCAAATACGACGAATAATCGAACCTTTATTATGAATAGTCCTGGGTCCTATGACTTTAATAACAAGTTTAATAATACAGCGAATTACCGTTCCAGGGTATTGGAGCTACAGGATGACAGAGGGTTAAAATTTGAGATTACCGATACAGATGTAGATATTTGGAATACTAATATTTTATCCACTAGCCCATCCAGCTTTTCTTATTCAAAAGTTGCTAGTTTTAGCATTGAAGGAGCTAGTTCTAGTAAGATAAGTAGTTCGAATAGTGCGCTACAGGCAAACTTTACCTCACCGAATAATTTCCGAAGAATTTCTGGGTTTAATGTTCCGCCAACAATCGAATGGTTTCCAGTAACAGATGCTGATAAAGGGTATAAAGTTCGTATTTTAGTTGGGAATATGCCAGATAGTTTTGACAGTGTTTCAGGAGAGATTATTTATGTACCTGTGTATGCCGGAGTTGATCAAGTGCAAGTAACCTTTACAGATTCTAGAGGTAATACGGTTGGACCAATCGGAACCGATGCTAATGGCTATGTAGAAGTAACCAATGCAGATGGAGATTTTAATTTAGCTGATCAAGATATTAAAGCCAGTGCGGTTCGTGGTCCTTGGGTAAGTGAACTTACAACGAATGTGATCGATATCACACCGCCCGAGCCGGCAGAGCTCATAGCAGGAAAAATAACGAACGCAACCAAGCAATTGATTGCTGAAAATCTTGAAGCCAATGCAAAGGTATTCTTAACTATTTCGGGAACAACAGCGAACGCCGGGACGCTTGTCCCTGCTGGAACGGTTGGCGCTGACGGAAAATGGACACATAATTTGTCTGAATATCTAAATAGTGGTGATAGTGTAACGATTTATCTACAAGATAATGCCGGAGAAGCTGTAGCTGGTTCGAATGACACACACGAATTACTTCCAGCTGCACCCTCAACAAACAGCGTAAATGGAAATATCAATCCTTATCCAAACGATTTAAATTATCGTGACGCAACATTTAAAAAAGCAGCAAATTATGTCGTTGAAGATGTCATTCCTGATGACCCGAGTCTTACAAAGTCAGTTATTTCCAGTGGTGGCACAACCACATCTGTTGGTGATACTTTAACGTATACATTAACAGGCAGAAATAACAAAGCTGATTCTGAGGATTGGGGGGATGTTGTGTTAGAAGATACACTGCCGGAAGGTCTGGATTTTGATGCGAATAATCATGGGATCACGATCAAAAAAGTGAATGCTCTCGGAGTGGAAACTGAGGTTCCTCTTGAGACAGATTCCTTTGAGTACAATACAACAACACGTCTCTTAAAAATCAAAGTCGGAAATGTTCCTACCATGAATGGCTTTATTGCAACATTCAAGGTTACTGTAAACAATAGCAAGATTGGTCAAGATATTGAGAATTCAGCCGATGCAAAAGGTTT from Enterococcus sp. 9E7_DIV0242 includes these protein-coding regions:
- a CDS encoding WxL domain-containing protein; the encoded protein is MKRIKRYSVFVVLAFLLSVVAYLSLNKGTIHASEDKYSISVGAMKDEVNPIMIELKNVEDEMFIVDFQHTDPVSEEALLASVNKDFSGKVTVTDLDEGQKQVTVTDGNGQESLIFSLNVGGYGDSRIVLKDMKNNILSQAAYSFDDKLVAPPTQTLTAYRTNERIALRNSKSHDLPTQDEIDAANDAANARFGFDPTVKIATVSNWLDFYTAYNTADVTKIVLLNNIQKDTSGSSNLNARSTSIEIDGQGYTLNLSRGTTGTTETLELADNGTAFFHMHDIKITQYISRGSLAAGGDTDAFIGGTGGYASREVLSGRANFAFRFGNVTTITESKGSSGSNWGIHRLLRAGRAEVTMYGDNSIESASENFYLGSLIVEEKTRYFGEIYSNNYSVVWYRTSATYSSSNATDTGASEEATMKKNSFVYLKNTNASSYRYPGLYANVKDIVLEEGSTYSTNFPGNAVSLYREGASLRIKNGATGNFLTYENSAVIQFANKDTNVTVEPGGNIYVSGNVDNGTSATSSNSSSRLGLIDFVGSDYTQEGQAPYSNIASNTTNNRTFIMNSPGSYDFNNKFNNTANYRSRVLELQDDRGLKFEITDTDVDIWNTNILSTSPSSFSYSKVASFSIEGASSSKISSSNSALQANFTSPNNFRRISGFNVPPTIEWFPVTDADKGYKVRILVGNMPDSFDSVSGEIIYVPVYAGVDQVQVTFTDSRGNTVGPIGTDANGYVEVTNADGDFNLADQDIKASAVRGPWVSELTTNVIDITPPEPAELIAGKITNATKQLIAENLEANAKVFLTISGTTANAGTLVPAGTVGADGKWTHNLSEYLNSGDSVTIYLQDNAGEAVAGSNDTHELLPAAPSTNSVNGNINPYPNDLNYRDATFKKAANYVVEDVIPDDPSLTKSVISSGGTTTSVGDTLTYTLTGRNNKADSEDWGDVVLEDTLPEGLDFDANNHGITIKKVNALGVETEVPLETDSFEYNTTTRLLKIKVGNVPTMNGFIATFKVTVNNSKIGQDIENSADAKGFSPQEDKSPFVPGPIDPTGPFKPINVTTANPVGVPGGVIHGILKLTSAPKVINFKEHAVTMKDTRVEEPELSAPLTVSDNRGNRESWTLTATLTKEMAHANDSSKVLSDAIKFNNGSTEKELDGFATVIKTHTHDSAGDYVVSNDWSSGGTGIKLEVPVGSVKKLGQYQAEITWHLGDTP